The genomic interval GGATCGGGCGCCTCGCGTTCACGATGACGCCCGTCGATCTGCCGCATCGCGGATTCTGGGCGCGGCTCTTCCGCCGGGGCTGACCGATCCGGCAGGTCAGTTCGCGCTGCAGGCGGGGCAGAGCCCGAACACGTCGACGACGTGGTGCGGGTCGGTGAAGCCATGCTCGGCCGCCACCTGGCGCGCCCACGCCTCCACCGGATCCGCGGTGATCTCGATCGTCGCCCCGCAGTTGCGGCAGATGAGGTGGTGGTGGTGGCTGCCCGGCGTGCACGCACGGTAGAGGCTCTCGCCATCCTGCTGCAGCGAATCCGCGTCGCCCTCCTCCGCGAGGTCCGCGAGCGCGCGGTAGACGGTCGCGAGACCCACCTCGGAGCCGGTG from Salinibacterium sp. ZJ70 carries:
- a CDS encoding Fur family transcriptional regulator encodes the protein MKRNTWQREAVREALGRTEGFVSAQALHASLRGTGSEVGLATVYRALADLAEEGDADSLQQDGESLYRACTPGSHHHHLICRNCGATIEITADPVEAWARQVAAEHGFTDPHHVVDVFGLCPACSAN